CATAATGCCTTCCATCGTAAGTAAATAGCCTATTTCTCTAAACAACCTCTGTTTTTCATCATTTGACAATTCAATAGATTGCAGAGACATCTCTCCATTGATTTCTCTCAATTCTCCCAAGAAAACTCCACATATACCACCTCCTAACGGCAAGGAATAAAGTGCCAGCTTTAATGTTGTTACGATAGAGAGGGCTTCAATCTCTTCTGTCACCCATTTACAGCAAAACTTCCATGTTTCTTCGATGGAAGCCTTTCGGTCTCTGAGGCTATTAAAGGTTTTAAAGAAATCTCTCCCCAAGATTTGCGGGGAAATGAGTATTGCGCCTCCCTTCGGGGGACCAAGGGCAGTATTGTGAAATATAACAGATGAATACAAGACTATCTTTTGTCCATTATCCTTACAAAACTCTACATGTCTTTTCCAAATGCTCTGAGGTTGTTTGAGCAGAGCGAATAGTTTGTTACAATTTTTATAAAATACAGGATCTTTTTTCTTTATTGCATCTATGGCTTCATCAAGCCGATTATGAATACTCTTCAATAGCGTATTCGTAATTTCTCGTTTCTTTAACCGAAAAGAAGAATAAACAAAAACATTCATATCTTCTTCATTTAATTAGAGATTTTGTAAAATTTTGTTTTTTGAAAACCCGTAAAAAAGTCGGGTTTTTTCAGTCTGGTGCAGGGAAGGAGCATCTGCTGAAATTACCATAAGAGATATTCCTTGCAAAACCAGAAAATACTTTGTCCTGCGGTAATACAACAAATACAAGAGACATCCCTTTCTAAGAACTAAATTATTAAGAGATTTCTCATATTTTACCAGTAATTACAACCAGAGTTAAAGAGAAAATGGAATGTATTTGCAAGTACAAAACATAGTACGCAAAGAGGTAATTGTGTAGAGTATTTTACAAGGATAGATTCTGGATTTATTGCTGTAAAATATTTTGACGCTTTTTTTACACGCAGAAAAAAAGTGACAAAACGTGATATGGCGAGAAAATAATCTTAAAAACTGCCATAATAAAAATACTTGTGAAACTATTGACACAGAGGGACGGATCCTACCCTTTTTATTATATTGATGTACCTGACTCTCGTAAGTATAGTACCGATGATATACGGATAAGGAGGATTGCCCGTATAACTGTACCTTTTCTCGTAATAAACTTTCTATAGATTCAGTTATAAGCAATATTATTTGCTCCAGTTTTATCAAGATGTATACACATACCTTTAAGTTGCATGAATTCCAGTAACGGGAGTCATGTACACAATTCTATAATATTTAGGCGATGAGCCTTATATTATAGGAACCTGCTCGTTTATTATGAAACTATTTTGCAACTTTGTAAGCAATAACGTTTACTATTTCTATTTGATATGTTTTATTGAGGTCCTGTATACCGATGGCTGCACGAGTCGGACATGATTTAATAAACTCTCGATACACAGCGTTCATATCACCCCAGTAATCCATATTTTTAAGAAAAATGATCATATTTACAATTCGATTTAAATTTGATCCCATGCTCTCTAATGCTTTTTTCAGGTTTGAAAAAACTAATCTAAATTGCTCTTTTTGGTCTAAAGACGGCACTTCGCCTGTAGAATCAATAGGAATAAAACCACCACAACGTATTTGTGTTGCACGTACCTTAACAAATCTAACAATATCTTCCTCAAAATAATCACTCATTAATCCTATTTGTCTTTCCGGTTGTTTTCCAACGTTTCTCAAGGCGTCTTTAATTATCAAATCTAATAACTTATTTCTGTCTTCAAAAGATAACTTATGTGCTGCTTCAATCGTCATTCCGTCTAAATCAGCCAATGTTATATCTGCCATTTTGTCCTCTTTCAAATGAATTAAAATACCGTTCTAAAATAGATACGCAAATAATCCGTTAAATTCCGGAATCATTCACCAAGAGAGAAAAAACTACTTTTCAAAGTAGTTTTTTCTCCCATCTAAAAACTTTAAGCATCTAAGACTCTTTCGGCTTGTTCCATATCATAATCCATAATATATGTAATACCTGTTACATCCGTCGCTTCCCTGGTTAGCGTGAAGATATCGTTGCGTGTTATGTTGTTAATTGACCACCTTCTTGAACCAGCCATAAGTTGCTTCAATCCTGTTGCCAATCTTTGATAATAAGAATACATGCCCATAGCGCCTGCAGGAATATTGCCAAATTGCTCTTTAATCTTCCCTGAATAATAAAAGATTTGATCATTTGATGACCCATATTCCGAAACAGGTTTTGGTACTTTGCCTTCTGCAACAGCTTTACCAATCGTATTTCCAACCATAGCTGCACAGATGGTTGATCTGGACATTCCCACTGCTTTTATGAAAGGAGATAAAAGGGCAAATGCCTTGTAAATATGATCTTCTGAAACCAAACCACCCGCAAGTACGATATTAGGAACATACTCACCGCGGTCTGCTAGGCGTTTACAATATTTATATGTTAACGCAGCAATATAAACCGTAGGCAAACCCCATTCATTCATCATGCGCCAAGGGCTCATTCCTGTACCACCACCAGAACCGTCAATTGTTAAAACGTCTATTCTGGCCCACGAAGCGAATTTAATTGCTCGTGCTAAGTCAAAAGGTCTGTAAGAGCCCGTCTTCAAAAAGATATATTTAGCCCCTGCATCACGCAAATGTTGCACATTATCCATAAAACCATCAAACGCTTGTGCCATAGCATCCGGAATGGCACAAATCCGTGTATGTCTTTCAAAACCTTTAATTGTACCGTTCTGAAAAGCTTGTTGTGTTATTGGGTCTTCTGGATCAGGGATGACAACATACCCTAACTTTTTTAATCGGATCGCCTTTTCAATGGAGGTTAATTTAACCTCACCACCAATATTTTTAGCGCCCTGTCCCCATTTTAATTCGAGGGCATCACTTCCTAATTTTTCTAAACAATACGGCAATACGTCAAGACGCCAATCTTCCTGATTTGCTTGTATTGCAATAAATCCATAGCCGTCTTTCTGGTAATCCTTAAATGATTTAAAACGTCTGACTAATTCAGGACTATTTGCGACTTTACCATCCGTGATTGTTGATTTATCGTCCATTGCTGCCACATTTTCGCCAATAACGATACCAGAACCGCAGATCGCAGCGCCAATTCCTAATGATTCAAAGTGCTTCTGGGCAATCATAGTTGACCCAAGACCTGTACAAATTATAGGTATTCGTAATTTAAGACCTCCATCGCGCCCCATAGAAGTTTCAATGCTTGCGTTTGTGAAAAGGTCATATTCTTTCTGATGGTGCCCGGTAATTGAACCAGTAATATTAAAATGGGAAAAATCAACAGGGTAATCTTTTTGTGCTGCTGCGGTTACCTCGCCAAACGGGCCAGGATAAATTGCCTCTGAACCTCTGTAAGCCGATTTCCCAATTTCACAAAAGCCTGGACAACCATCCAGACACGTAACACACATACCACTTTGAGGCAAAACTTCATCACCCAACCGAGTCCATGTACCCGTAGCCCGCGATCTGTTTGGAATAAACAATGAGCTCATTTGAAAGCCTCCGTTTTACAAAAAATATCGAAACTATAATAAACAAATAAGCTGACACAAGAGCATCTTTATAAACAAAGCGACTTTCATTCTCCCTTGTTCAATAAAGAATTTCAGACTCAATTTTCAAAATCAACTAAAATTGCTTGCCCTCTCCAAACCATTCCACAATACACCCCTTGTGTTAAGAAAACTCATAGCTCCCTTCCTAATCCTCGCCTGATCCTCATCTGTCTGACTGCAGAATTCTAATGATTTTCTTATATTCGCAGCATGCTCAACATCCAATTCAATATGGGCGGAGAAAAACAGAACATCATCGTCACTTAAACCGGCATGTTTCAATCCATCACGAATAGGAACATACATTGTTGGAACGATGAATTCTGTTCCTGGTCCCAGCGCTCCCAACGCTTCAACATAATTCATATAATGAATATTTAAATATTTCTCTACAAATAACTCCGTTTCCGGCAACATCTGAATGTTGTCTAATGCCTTTTTGGAGGTATCAACACCTACGGCTTTTAAAAACCTGCGGAAAAGAGCGGGGTGCGTAAGCTCAGGATTCATGCCTTTCTGTTCTTCAGATCTACCACCATACTCTTCAAACAAATTTTTAATTAAAGGCGCCCTCCCTGCTTCATCAGGGCATATTGCAACGGCGCCGGCCAGATATCGAGAAAAATGCCTTGAGAAACAATAATATTGTTCAGCATAAAGTTTAGCAGCCTTCTTATCTGCCTTTTTACTGAATTTTTGTAAATATGAATGATTTTTTACTGCCGGATGCTTCAAAATCTCCGCTTCCAATTCATCATAAAATACATCTACAGACTTGGCCATAATTCTTTCCCTCCAAATAATTAAAAATCACTTATACGTAAAATTTACATTTCCTCTACTGTTACAGTGTCTTGGAAATAACCCTTCCCCCTTTCCACCCATTACAATTTTTCAAAAAAATATTACCGTATAAAATCACTTCCCTATATTCCTTGTGTTCCTTTTATTTATGTTTTTCTCAAGGTCTTAACATTATTGCAAATATTTCTGCTTTACCGAAATATCGTTGCCCTCTCTGCCAACCAGAACAACGCCTTGAACATTTTTGAGTCTATTGTAAATAGGATATGTTTTTAAAAGGACAGGCATACACGTCTCTGGATTTAAAACCTCGCTGGTTGCCGTTTTACCCGTCTTTAGCGTTTGCCAAATCGGGCAATTTTTGCAAGCAAGCGCAAACTTGTGTTTCGTAGAAAAACACTTTTTTCCTACCGGGTACCCTGTAAAAAACACTTTTGCAGCCGTGTTTATCTTTACGATATTGAATTCTGAATCAAAAACAATTATAGGATCCATGGTAGAATTAAATATATAATCAGATACCATCGTTATCTTATTAGAAAAAAGTTTCTTTTGATGTGTCTGCATACTTCCAACATCCATGTGTCTTCCTGTTTTATCCCACGTTCAGCGCTTTTGTATGATATTTCTTTCTGATACCCTAACAGGAGGATAGACCTTTTATCAAAACATAACCTGCACAATTTCAATAGCATAAACATTCTTAGTGCAGAATGTACGACTGTCATATCGAAGCGCAAGAACAATGCCAATAAAGAACCATAACTTTTCAAACAATACTTAAGTATTTAGTTTTCGTGATTTAGAACAATTATATTGTTCGCATAACAAAAAATATCAAAACAAAAAATTCCACTTTCACGAAAAATTTGCGCAAAACACAATTTTTGGCAAAAATTCCACGAAAATATTTCTCTCCAAAATCTCTTCAGTATTACCCTATTTTATATATTAGTGTTTTTGCGCAGGTTTAGGAAGTTACAATAATTTTCGTAACTCTTCTTATGTTAACGTAGACCGTTGAAGGTCTGAGTTCCTGATGTTCAATGGGCAATCCTTCTCTCCCACGATGACTCATACGGGCAAGGAGTTCCGTCCGCTTGCCAAACTCAAGGGCGCCCCTTGGACACGAAACAACACAGGCCGGCAAATTCTCTAATCGCCCACTATCTTTATTCCCATGGCGGTGTAAACAGAGTGTACAGTTATCCGCAACAAACTGACCTTTCGAATTTTTGCGTGTGCTCAGTTTAATCAGCCCAAAAGGACATGCTGTAACACAAAGACTGCACCCCGTACAATGTTCTGGGTTAACGGCAACGATTCCATCGTCTTTCCTTTTGGTAATTGCCAGACCCGCGCGTGGGCAGGAGGACACGCAGGCAGGATTTTCACAATGATGACAACTCTGATGCCAGGGAGATTTTCCGGCATGATCAGAAGTATTTGTTTCTTTTAATATCATCTCATTTCGCCGCCACTGGCCGTTCAGACCGTTCTCAACATCGCATGCCGTAACACACTTTTTACAATAAGAACATTTTTCTGGATCAAACATCAATGCCTTTTGCATCAAAAATCATATCTCCATTAAATTAGTTCTTTATTTCGTACAAATCAAAAACCAAAGGCCTGTAACATTTTTTCAATCCATTCAACCTTTTGTATATCCCCAATTTCGTCATACGATGTGACTCGGTTTACATTTACAGACCCTTTCTTCAAAATAACCGTGACTTTCCCTTCGGCAAAATCAGAAAATCCCTCTCTTACTTCGAAGTCTATACCATCGCCATATCTCTCCAATTTTTTTTCAATACACCGTCTGAATTCATGTAATTTTTGTGTTCTTTTTTCACCTGTGTACATAAATACCTGCTTTGCGATTCCAATTAAACGTTATTTTCTTTGAATAAAAGATAAAATTAAACTAACATGCAAACAGTTTAAGTTTCAAAAACCGAGGCGATGTTTTGAATTAAACGTTCAGGATTTGCATTTTTATCTTTGATTCTAACGCCAAGAACTGCACTTCAGTCATCGGAGGGAAACCAAGGCTACAGCTTTTACCTTCAATGGGAAATTTTTCCCCAAAACTAACATTAGGATATTTGGCGCGGGTTGCTCTTAAATCATTACAAAGTTGTTGAAATACTTCCTTGGTGATAATAGGGTCATTTTTCCTGTATCTATCTATGAGATTGTCAAGTACTCCCATATAACCACCTAATTGTGCTCCATCATAACCGACAGCCATTTTGCAATCTCCTTTCATTCAATTTGATTATATAACTATACCTTACCTACCTTTTGCATATCTAAAGCTTCTTTGGCGCAAATCTCTGCGCACTGGCTGCAACTTACGCACTTCCCCGGTTTTCTGAGAACTGGATACCAACTATCAGCGGAAAGTAGACTATCCCCTTGCATTTCCAAGCAATCGAAAGGGCAAATACTTACACAACATCCACAACCCGAGCATAGTTCCATATCTAAAACAGGCTTTGGCCGTTCCTTAAGACCTACCCTGAGGCAGGTTTTTTCTTTTGGGTCAACAATTGCAGCAGAAGGACACGCCATTCCACAAACGCCGCACTCTATACATTTAGCAGTATTAACTATAAATCTTTCTTTTGTTTTGCCATAAATTGCTGACGTTGGACACTGTTTCGAACATGCGCCACAACCAATACATTTTTCAGTAATATAATATGCCATAAATCTAACACTCCCTTATTATTTCGAACTCATACTTATGCAAACAATCCTCTGAACCACCAGCAATAGTCCGTTCCAATTGATAATTTATTGCAGGATCTATTCCTTTTCCAAACCCGGCAATCCATGAGTTTACATAATTACAAAGAATCGTAAAAGATGCTCCCGCCTTGTCCCAATTCTTTTTGTGAACGCATTCGATATGGTCCCAACTGGTATTTTCTGCCGATTCCGTGACAACCTGTGTCCCACGATCGCATGGCATCCCATCTAAATGATAATCACCCAATAACTCGAATACCTTAACCGTAGTACAGGTACTCGAATCGAGATGTTTTTCCCTGGCTGCGAGTTTCCCGTAGTTCATGCCGTGTTCTGATGCAGATATATTAATGACGTCAACCGCCTTTTTACCGAATTCTGCCACAAAGGCAGTAATAATCGCCGCCTCTCTTGTTTCAATAGTATTGATAAGTCCCACAATACCTGGATGTAAAGCCTTCTCCCTGATAAGTTCTTCCAAAGAGGCTTTGGTAAAATCGGTCTGGGGAAATTTCATATAAACAGGCTGGAGTATCTCTCCTGCGTCAGAACCAAATTCTCTCTTAAGCACTCCTGTCAACGCCATCTCTCGTGCTTCAGCAATTTTGATCTTGTTAAATTGCCAATGATGAATTGGACCGAGCACTAAACCCATAAATGTAATCCTCCTTAACGATTTACGGCAATTACTTATTTTCTGATTCTTCCGGATCGCTTAAGCATTGAATTATCAAGAGAGTCCCATACTATTTTTTAGACTTATGTTGGTTCAATCGTCCACGATTGACCTAATATACACTATCACATCCTTAATTTCGTCTGCAACCAGTGTATGTCCCCAGGGAGGACACAACACAGACTTCTCCATGGCTGCGGAACCCCTCGTGATGAAATCAAATAAATAGGCGTTGCTTTTATTGCTCATTACTTCAGCTTTGGTAAAGTCTGCAGGTTTTGTCTCAAGCTCAGAAACATAATATCGACCATTTCCCTTCCCATTTTCGCCATGGCAGGCAGCACAGTATACCTTGAAAATCTCGCCCCCATTTCTTATACTGAATGTTGTTTTTTCTTCCTTTGGTGCCGTTGGTTTTGCATTCGAAAAAGCAACAGTTAAGAAAAAACACGCAAGAAATCCTGCTGCCATACCTATGTAAGACTTTTTCTTCATAACTTTTATTCCTTTTACAAAGATGAGATAAATCAACATTTTACTCTTTGTACTTTTTCGTTTTCGCCTTCAGTCTTTTAACGATGACAAATAACTTGTGATCTGCCCCGCCTCATTATCAGACAAATCATAGTCTGGCGTTATCGGCAAAAATCCCCATTTTGCGGGATGCTTGACGTGATTAAAAATATATCCAACTGTCAACCTGTTGCCTGTATCACTAAGGTTGGGACCTACCGCACCGCCTGCATTGCCTATCTGATGACAGGCCTGACATCCCTTCCTATAATAAATACTTTTACCATCGTTAGCATCCGTTTCCCAATCTGCCGGCAAGTCAAACTTTCCGTCAACCCCTCTTGTTTCATTATCAGAAGGCAGCTCCCATTCGCCAGCGACAGATAATTTTTTTAACAACAATTCATCATTCACTAACACAGTTTGTAAATAATCTGTAATTACCTTTACCTCATCGGCAGAAAAACCAAATTTCGGCATTTGCTGTAACATGGGTCTTATAAGGTCCGGCGACGTCAGAAATTTCTCCAGCCATTTCCTATTCACTCTGCTTCCTTCGTATGTCAACGGTGGAGCGTATTTCCCTCCCCGTCCATTTATTTCATGGCAAATAAGACAGTTGACTTCGTTTACAATTTTTCCAAACGCGCCCTGGGGCTTATATGAGAACACCTTCCTTGAAACCTTAAATTTCTCAGGCACGGTCTCTTCGGTAAACCCCACCAACAGAGAAGTTAGAACTTTGATTTCCTCTGTGGTAAATCCGAATTCAGGCATCTGTAACCCATCCCTGAATATTCTTGGGTTTTCCAACTTGGTTGTAACCCATCCTTCCAATGTGTGGGGCACATGCTTAACCTTACCAAAATCTAGCAAGTCCGCTGATTTACAGCCAAAACCCGTGAGTTCCGGCCCTACCTTACCCAGTCCCTCAAATCCCTTTATCTCATGACAACCGAAGCATCCATACTTTCTTACCAATGCCTCGCCTTCTTTTATTAATTTCTGGTCAAGCTCGCCAGCAACGTCTAGAATTTCTCCCTTTTCCTCCAGTTCCATTACATCCCAATCTACATACTCATAACTAATGAATTCCACAATCTCTTTTATAGCGTCTTCCCCTTCGAAGCGGAACTGAGGCATCGCCGTCGAAGGGTTGTGCGATTTCGGTTTCTTCAAAAATCCTGTCAACCACTCACGATTCACCTTGCTTGCCACCCTTACTAAATCAGGTGCATGTACATAGTAAACGTCACCCCCTTTACCATCAACCGGATGGCAGATAACACACCGGTGTTGATTAAACCGAGCCTTGCCTTTTTCTGCCAACTTCTCATCTGATTCTACCTGTTGTGCAGATACCAGATTTCTCTTCTCCACGCTCAAACTCATTAAAAAATCAGATATCGCCTTTATCTCTTCATCATTTAACTTAAAATTTGGCATGCGTGCTTTCGGAAGGTAGTCTTGCGGATTTTTTAACCATCTTATCAGCCAGTTATAATTTACCTTTTTTCCTATCTCGTTTAAATTCGGACCGATTCTTTCGTCTTCAAAACCCTTTGCCTTGTGACAACCGCTGCATCCCCGGTCTCTAAAAATCTCAACACCTTTTGCCAAAAACTTTCCGCCTTTTAAATCATTAGCATTACCATGGCATTTTATACAACCTGCCTGTATCTGTTGCCCTTTCAAAATTGGCGTTAGCCAAAATTCTACCTCACCATGCGCCTCTTCAACTGATGATGTAGCTCTTCCTTGTCCCCTATGACATGATACGCATCCAAATTGGTTTGTCGGGTGATTTTTTATATATATATACCCACCAGGATGCTTTGAAAAAGGCTGCTCATCAGTCACACTTTTCTCTTTATCTATTCCCACATGGCAAGCCATACACCTGTCGGCATCATTCGTCTCTTCGATATAAACCTGCTTGTCGTCCAGACTGGGACGTTTTCTCCTAACCGCATCCATGTCGTTACGCAATTTATCTCTCTTTGCAGTAAAAGATTCTAACTCCTTAGTATATTTATCCATATCCCCGGTAATAAGGGCAATTTTACCGCTGATCTGCTCTATGTGTGTATTGAACCCCTTTATCCTTTCGCCAATCTCTACACCCTTTTTCTGCAGTTCCTCCAATTTCCGTTTGTTTTCCTCTTTCCCAAATTTCGTATATAAATAATCCTCCTCCATCCGTTTATTCTGCGCATCCATCA
The Candidatus Brocadia sp. genome window above contains:
- a CDS encoding RidA family protein, yielding MADITLADLDGMTIEAAHKLSFEDRNKLLDLIIKDALRNVGKQPERQIGLMSDYFEEDIVRFVKVRATQIRCGGFIPIDSTGEVPSLDQKEQFRLVFSNLKKALESMGSNLNRIVNMIIFLKNMDYWGDMNAVYREFIKSCPTRAAIGIQDLNKTYQIEIVNVIAYKVAK
- a CDS encoding FMN-binding glutamate synthase family protein — protein: MSSLFIPNRSRATGTWTRLGDEVLPQSGMCVTCLDGCPGFCEIGKSAYRGSEAIYPGPFGEVTAAAQKDYPVDFSHFNITGSITGHHQKEYDLFTNASIETSMGRDGGLKLRIPIICTGLGSTMIAQKHFESLGIGAAICGSGIVIGENVAAMDDKSTITDGKVANSPELVRRFKSFKDYQKDGYGFIAIQANQEDWRLDVLPYCLEKLGSDALELKWGQGAKNIGGEVKLTSIEKAIRLKKLGYVVIPDPEDPITQQAFQNGTIKGFERHTRICAIPDAMAQAFDGFMDNVQHLRDAGAKYIFLKTGSYRPFDLARAIKFASWARIDVLTIDGSGGGTGMSPWRMMNEWGLPTVYIAALTYKYCKRLADRGEYVPNIVLAGGLVSEDHIYKAFALLSPFIKAVGMSRSTICAAMVGNTIGKAVAEGKVPKPVSEYGSSNDQIFYYSGKIKEQFGNIPAGAMGMYSYYQRLATGLKQLMAGSRRWSINNITRNDIFTLTREATDVTGITYIMDYDMEQAERVLDA
- a CDS encoding iron-containing redox enzyme family protein, which translates into the protein MAKSVDVFYDELEAEILKHPAVKNHSYLQKFSKKADKKAAKLYAEQYYCFSRHFSRYLAGAVAICPDEAGRAPLIKNLFEEYGGRSEEQKGMNPELTHPALFRRFLKAVGVDTSKKALDNIQMLPETELFVEKYLNIHYMNYVEALGALGPGTEFIVPTMYVPIRDGLKHAGLSDDDVLFFSAHIELDVEHAANIRKSLEFCSQTDEDQARIRKGAMSFLNTRGVLWNGLERASNFS
- a CDS encoding 4Fe-4S dicluster domain-containing protein: MQKALMFDPEKCSYCKKCVTACDVENGLNGQWRRNEMILKETNTSDHAGKSPWHQSCHHCENPACVSSCPRAGLAITKRKDDGIVAVNPEHCTGCSLCVTACPFGLIKLSTRKNSKGQFVADNCTLCLHRHGNKDSGRLENLPACVVSCPRGALEFGKRTELLARMSHRGREGLPIEHQELRPSTVYVNIRRVTKIIVTS
- a CDS encoding 4Fe-4S dicluster domain-containing protein, whose translation is MAYYITEKCIGCGACSKQCPTSAIYGKTKERFIVNTAKCIECGVCGMACPSAAIVDPKEKTCLRVGLKERPKPVLDMELCSGCGCCVSICPFDCLEMQGDSLLSADSWYPVLRKPGKCVSCSQCAEICAKEALDMQKVGKV
- a CDS encoding c-type cytochrome; its protein translation is MLIYLIFVKGIKVMKKKSYIGMAAGFLACFFLTVAFSNAKPTAPKEEKTTFSIRNGGEIFKVYCAACHGENGKGNGRYYVSELETKPADFTKAEVMSNKSNAYLFDFITRGSAAMEKSVLCPPWGHTLVADEIKDVIVYIRSIVDD
- a CDS encoding c-type cytochrome yields the protein MSENEQKLKIEKKEEERSYALLYFFSGIALVGVSVWVLCNEVVARRPWKAFQKQFNKLEYQKLQAEYDKVLQEMDTPEKTIEYKDAKERIKKARETFNRPEVQKKYRELQAEMDRLKKELEPLRFELMDAQNKRMEEDYLYTKFGKEENKRKLEELQKKGVEIGERIKGFNTHIEQISGKIALITGDMDKYTKELESFTAKRDKLRNDMDAVRRKRPSLDDKQVYIEETNDADRCMACHVGIDKEKSVTDEQPFSKHPGGYIYIKNHPTNQFGCVSCHRGQGRATSSVEEAHGEVEFWLTPILKGQQIQAGCIKCHGNANDLKGGKFLAKGVEIFRDRGCSGCHKAKGFEDERIGPNLNEIGKKVNYNWLIRWLKNPQDYLPKARMPNFKLNDEEIKAISDFLMSLSVEKRNLVSAQQVESDEKLAEKGKARFNQHRCVICHPVDGKGGDVYYVHAPDLVRVASKVNREWLTGFLKKPKSHNPSTAMPQFRFEGEDAIKEIVEFISYEYVDWDVMELEEKGEILDVAGELDQKLIKEGEALVRKYGCFGCHEIKGFEGLGKVGPELTGFGCKSADLLDFGKVKHVPHTLEGWVTTKLENPRIFRDGLQMPEFGFTTEEIKVLTSLLVGFTEETVPEKFKVSRKVFSYKPQGAFGKIVNEVNCLICHEINGRGGKYAPPLTYEGSRVNRKWLEKFLTSPDLIRPMLQQMPKFGFSADEVKVITDYLQTVLVNDELLLKKLSVAGEWELPSDNETRGVDGKFDLPADWETDANDGKSIYYRKGCQACHQIGNAGGAVGPNLSDTGNRLTVGYIFNHVKHPAKWGFLPITPDYDLSDNEAGQITSYLSSLKD